In Streptomyces alboniger, the following are encoded in one genomic region:
- a CDS encoding DEAD/DEAH box helicase, with amino-acid sequence MSIFSSDHAVLPENEIVEIVDAVEAAEAAAEAVETSAVAETGAVAAVETVETIDIVESEAVAEVTPDAAAAEAVAAPEAHAEAVADAEPEMTFADLGLPEGIVRKLAQNGVTTPFPIQAATIPDALAGKDILGRGRTGSGKTLSFGLPMLATLAEGGRTEKKKPRGVILTPTRELAMQVADALQPYGDVLGLKMKVVCGGTSMGNQIYALERGVDILVATPGRLRDIISRGACSLENTQISVLDEADQMSDLGFLPEVTELLDQVPSGGQRMLFSATMENEISTLVKRYLTNPVTHEVDSAQGNVTTMTHHILIVKPRDKAPVTAAIAARKGRTIIFVRTQLGADRIAEQLCESGVKADALHGGMTQGARTRVLEDFKKGYVNALVATDVAARGIHVDGIDLVLNVDPAGDHKDYLHRSGRTARAGRSGTVVSLSLPHQRRQIFRLMEDAGVDATRHIINGGGTFDPEVAEITGARSMTEVQADSAGNAATQAEREVKELTKELERATRRAAELREEADRLTARAARERGEDPETAIAEAAAAAEAVVEAAVSVPEQPVAERTERPAREERSSSYENRRPQRDERGNYERRGDRGDRGGFNRDRDDNRGGGRSFERRDDRGGSGFRGGDRREGGGFNRDRGNDRGGRSFERRDDRGGSGFRGGDRREGGGDRGGFRRDDNRGGGSGFRRDDRPSGGDRGGFRRDDNRGGGSGFRRDDRPSGGDRGGRPFERRDDRGGSGFRRDDRPAGGHRGSDRPFNRDRRDDRPSGGFRAGGHDRPSYNRRDDRSGTGTGSFGRRDDKPRWKRNS; translated from the coding sequence ATGTCCATTTTCAGTTCTGACCACGCCGTCCTGCCCGAGAACGAGATCGTTGAGATCGTCGACGCTGTAGAGGCCGCTGAGGCCGCTGCCGAGGCCGTCGAGACCAGCGCGGTCGCCGAGACCGGCGCGGTTGCCGCCGTCGAGACCGTCGAGACGATCGACATCGTCGAGTCCGAGGCTGTCGCCGAGGTCACCCCCGACGCCGCGGCCGCCGAGGCTGTCGCCGCCCCCGAGGCCCACGCCGAGGCTGTCGCCGACGCCGAGCCCGAGATGACCTTCGCGGACCTCGGTCTGCCCGAGGGCATCGTCCGCAAGCTCGCGCAGAACGGCGTCACCACGCCCTTCCCGATCCAGGCCGCGACCATCCCGGACGCCCTGGCCGGCAAGGACATCCTCGGCCGCGGCCGCACCGGCTCCGGCAAGACCCTCTCCTTCGGCCTGCCGATGCTGGCGACGCTCGCCGAGGGCGGCCGCACCGAGAAGAAGAAGCCCCGCGGCGTCATCCTGACCCCGACCCGTGAGCTGGCGATGCAGGTCGCGGACGCCCTCCAGCCCTACGGCGACGTGCTCGGCCTGAAGATGAAGGTCGTCTGCGGCGGTACGTCCATGGGCAACCAGATCTACGCCCTGGAGCGCGGCGTCGACATCCTCGTCGCCACCCCGGGCCGTCTGCGCGACATCATCAGCCGCGGCGCCTGCTCGCTGGAGAACACCCAGATCTCGGTGCTCGACGAGGCCGACCAGATGTCGGACCTGGGCTTCCTGCCCGAGGTCACCGAGCTGCTCGACCAGGTCCCGTCCGGCGGTCAGCGCATGCTGTTCTCGGCCACGATGGAGAACGAGATCTCCACGCTGGTCAAGCGCTACCTGACCAACCCGGTCACGCACGAGGTCGACAGCGCCCAGGGCAACGTCACGACCATGACGCACCACATCCTCATCGTGAAGCCCCGCGACAAGGCGCCCGTCACGGCCGCCATCGCCGCGCGCAAGGGCCGCACGATCATCTTCGTCCGCACCCAGCTGGGCGCCGATCGCATCGCCGAGCAGCTCTGCGAGTCCGGCGTGAAGGCCGACGCGCTGCACGGCGGCATGACGCAGGGTGCCCGCACCCGCGTCCTGGAGGACTTCAAGAAGGGCTACGTCAACGCGCTCGTCGCCACCGACGTCGCCGCCCGCGGCATCCACGTCGACGGCATCGACCTGGTCCTGAACGTGGACCCGGCCGGCGACCACAAGGACTACCTGCACCGCTCGGGTCGTACGGCCCGCGCCGGCCGCAGCGGTACGGTCGTCTCCCTCTCCCTGCCGCACCAGCGCCGCCAGATCTTCCGCCTGATGGAGGACGCGGGCGTCGACGCCACGCGCCACATCATCAACGGCGGCGGCACCTTCGACCCGGAGGTCGCCGAGATCACCGGCGCCCGTTCCATGACCGAGGTCCAGGCCGACTCCGCGGGCAACGCCGCGACCCAGGCCGAGCGCGAGGTCAAGGAGCTGACCAAGGAGCTGGAGCGCGCCACCCGCCGCGCCGCCGAGCTGCGCGAGGAGGCCGACCGCCTCACCGCGCGTGCCGCCCGCGAGCGCGGCGAGGACCCGGAGACCGCGATCGCCGAGGCCGCCGCCGCTGCCGAGGCCGTCGTCGAGGCCGCCGTGTCGGTTCCGGAGCAGCCGGTCGCCGAGCGCACCGAGCGCCCGGCTCGCGAGGAGCGTTCCTCCTCGTACGAGAACCGCCGTCCGCAGCGTGACGAGCGTGGCAACTACGAGCGTCGCGGTGACCGCGGTGACCGTGGTGGCTTCAACCGTGACCGCGACGACAACCGCGGTGGCGGCCGTTCCTTCGAGCGTCGTGACGACCGCGGTGGCTCCGGCTTCCGCGGCGGCGACCGTCGCGAGGGCGGCGGCTTCAACCGTGACCGTGGCAACGACCGTGGTGGCCGTTCTTTCGAGCGTCGTGACGACCGCGGCGGTTCCGGCTTCCGCGGTGGCGACCGCCGTGAGGGTGGCGGCGACCGTGGCGGCTTCCGCCGTGACGACAACCGTGGCGGTGGCTCCGGTTTCCGTCGTGACGACCGTCCCTCGGGCGGCGACCGTGGCGGCTTCCGCCGTGACGACAACCGTGGCGGTGGCTCTGGCTTCCGTCGTGACGACCGTCCCTCGGGCGGCGACCGCGGCGGCCGTCCCTTCGAGCGCCGTGACGACCGCGGCGGCTCCGGCTTCCG
- a CDS encoding metallopeptidase family protein, whose translation MLEMTREEFEELVSEALDRIPPELTRLMDNVAVFVEDEPPADDPELLGLYEGTPLTDRGEWYAGVLPDRITIYRGPTLRMCASREDVVAETEITVVHEVAHHFGIDDDRLHALGYG comes from the coding sequence GTGCTGGAGATGACGCGCGAGGAGTTCGAGGAACTGGTCAGTGAGGCCCTTGACCGGATTCCGCCGGAGTTGACGCGGTTGATGGACAACGTGGCCGTCTTTGTCGAGGACGAGCCGCCCGCCGACGATCCCGAGTTGCTCGGGCTCTATGAGGGGACTCCGCTGACGGACCGTGGTGAGTGGTACGCGGGCGTCCTCCCCGACCGCATCACCATCTACCGGGGGCCCACGCTCCGGATGTGCGCATCGCGCGAGGACGTGGTCGCCGAGACGGAGATCACCGTGGTGCACGAGGTGGCGCACCACTTCGGGATCGACGACGACCGGCTGCACGCGCTCGGGTACGGGTGA
- a CDS encoding metallophosphoesterase family protein, translating to MARAFTVVPQGVRRAVTALVSHRPLNSALGLIAVVLFGAWLGLLIVGSVHAPVGPMDTRMTLRPSLTGGTKIDVSPLGALELRSHTAPIRLDVDVDRLDPVRSQALVDHPERLAGLQDEVARDVGHGTLDLAVRSCVAVVSGATALGLAVYRRPRRALAAGGLALALLAASGTAAYATWNPKSVLEPKFSGLLSSAPSVVGNARSIVSEFDVYQQELARLVTNVTKLYDVTSTLPAYQPDPTTMRVLHVSDIHLNPASWKIIASLVEQYEIDVIVDSGDTMDHGSAAENGFLDPVEDLGAPYVWVRGNHDSFTTQRYLERFKNVHVLDDGKAETVAGLRFAGIGDPQYTPDRSTKQEGSAVQHMAGIRLASALRAERAAGTPVDVAIAHNPTAARETDGEVPLVLAGHIHRQEMEVMDGGTRLRIEGSTGGSGLRAVEGKYPDPVEASVLYLDRTTKRLQAWDEIRLGGLGLTKAEVSRHLPKENQPGATPSPTAPSPSRAGSSGERSPGPG from the coding sequence ATGGCTCGCGCCTTCACGGTCGTTCCCCAGGGCGTACGAAGGGCAGTGACCGCCCTCGTAAGCCACCGTCCCCTCAATTCCGCCCTCGGCCTCATAGCCGTCGTCCTCTTCGGTGCCTGGCTCGGCCTGCTGATCGTCGGCAGCGTGCACGCGCCCGTCGGCCCCATGGACACCCGCATGACGCTGCGCCCGTCCCTGACCGGCGGCACGAAGATCGACGTCTCCCCGCTCGGCGCCCTGGAACTGCGCTCCCACACCGCCCCCATCCGCCTCGACGTGGACGTCGACCGCCTCGACCCCGTGCGCTCCCAGGCCCTGGTCGACCACCCCGAGCGGCTCGCGGGCCTCCAGGACGAGGTGGCGCGCGATGTCGGACACGGCACGCTCGACCTGGCCGTACGCTCCTGCGTCGCCGTCGTCTCGGGCGCCACCGCACTCGGCCTCGCCGTCTACCGCCGCCCGCGCCGCGCCCTCGCGGCGGGCGGTCTCGCGCTCGCCCTGCTCGCGGCGTCGGGCACGGCCGCGTACGCCACCTGGAACCCGAAGTCGGTCCTGGAACCCAAGTTCTCCGGCCTCCTCAGCAGCGCCCCGTCGGTGGTCGGCAACGCGCGCAGCATCGTCAGCGAATTCGACGTCTACCAGCAGGAGTTGGCCCGCCTGGTCACCAACGTCACCAAGCTCTACGACGTCACGTCCACGCTCCCCGCCTACCAGCCGGACCCCACCACCATGCGGGTCCTGCACGTCTCCGACATCCATCTCAACCCGGCGAGCTGGAAGATCATCGCCTCGCTCGTCGAGCAGTACGAGATCGACGTCATCGTCGACTCCGGCGACACCATGGACCACGGCTCGGCCGCGGAGAACGGCTTCCTCGACCCCGTCGAGGACCTCGGCGCCCCCTACGTATGGGTGCGCGGCAACCACGACTCGTTCACCACCCAGCGCTATCTGGAGCGCTTCAAGAACGTCCACGTCCTCGACGACGGCAAGGCCGAGACCGTCGCCGGCCTGCGCTTCGCCGGGATCGGCGATCCGCAGTACACCCCCGACCGCTCGACGAAGCAGGAGGGCTCCGCCGTGCAGCACATGGCCGGCATCCGCCTCGCCTCGGCCCTGCGCGCCGAACGCGCCGCCGGTACGCCCGTCGACGTGGCGATCGCGCACAACCCGACGGCGGCGCGGGAGACGGACGGCGAGGTGCCGCTGGTCCTCGCGGGCCACATCCACCGCCAGGAGATGGAGGTCATGGACGGCGGCACGAGGCTGCGTATCGAGGGGTCGACGGGCGGCAGCGGGCTGCGGGCGGTCGAGGGCAAGTACCCCGACCCGGTCGAGGCGTCCGTCCTCTACCTGGACCGCACGACCAAGCGGCTCCAGGCCTGGGACGAGATCAGGCTGGGTGGGCTCGGCCTGACGAAGGCGGAGGTCAGCCGTCACCTCCCCAAGGAGAACCAGCCCGGGGCGACGCCCTCCCCGACGGCTCCCTCCCCCTCCCGCGCCGGGTCCTCCGGGGAGCGGTCCCCGGGCCCCGGGTAA
- a CDS encoding cytochrome c biogenesis CcdA family protein produces the protein MTADVGYFAAFLGGLLALVSPCSALLLPAFFAYSIDSTSRLVARTGIFYAGLATTLVPLGAAGSYAGRFFFGHRDQLVLVAGWLIIGLGALQIVGMGFASRRLAELSGRIRPTTAVSVYALGAVYGLAGFCAGPILGSVLTVAAVSGSPVYGGLLLAGYALGMAVPLFLLALLWERFELGRRRWLRGRAFRLGRFELHTTSLLSGLFFIGLGALFLAYDGTTALPGLLDVDDSFAVEQWAGGVGRAVPDSVLLIGVVVLVGAVLGVRTWRRREKSVSSIAE, from the coding sequence GTGACCGCCGACGTGGGGTACTTCGCCGCGTTCCTGGGCGGGCTGCTCGCTCTCGTCAGCCCGTGCAGTGCGCTGCTCCTGCCCGCCTTTTTCGCCTACTCGATCGACTCCACGTCCCGGCTCGTCGCGCGCACCGGCATCTTCTACGCCGGACTGGCCACGACGCTGGTGCCGCTGGGCGCGGCCGGCTCCTACGCGGGGCGGTTCTTCTTCGGCCACCGCGACCAGCTGGTGCTCGTCGCCGGGTGGCTGATCATCGGGCTCGGGGCGCTTCAGATCGTGGGCATGGGGTTCGCCTCGCGGCGGCTCGCGGAACTCTCGGGGCGGATCCGGCCGACGACCGCGGTCTCCGTCTACGCGCTCGGCGCGGTGTACGGGCTCGCCGGGTTCTGCGCCGGCCCGATCCTCGGCAGCGTCCTGACGGTCGCGGCGGTGAGCGGCAGCCCGGTGTACGGAGGTCTGCTGCTCGCCGGGTACGCGCTGGGCATGGCCGTGCCGCTCTTCCTCCTCGCCCTGCTCTGGGAGCGGTTCGAGCTGGGGCGGCGGAGGTGGCTGCGGGGGCGGGCCTTCCGGCTCGGCCGGTTCGAACTGCACACGACCTCGCTGCTGTCCGGGCTCTTCTTCATCGGCCTCGGGGCGCTCTTCCTCGCCTACGACGGGACGACCGCGCTGCCGGGTCTCCTGGACGTCGACGACTCGTTCGCGGTGGAGCAGTGGGCGGGGGGCGTCGGCAGGGCCGTACCGGACTCGGTGCTGCTGATTGGTGTCGTGGTGCTGGTGGGGGCGGTGCTCGGGGTGCGGACGTGGCGGCGGAGGGAGAAGTCCGTTTCGTCGATAGCTGAGTGA
- a CDS encoding DsbA family protein, with the protein MPQSNNNKKKNIAIGAGVAAAALLLGAASYTATKPSDSAGGTVKEAAEGAAPSAGQQAGVYPELERLARRNAEDPLAQGRADAPVVMVEYADFKCGFCGKFARDTEPGLVKKYVDEGTLRIEWRNFPIFGADSERAARGAWAAGKQGRFWQFHEAAYADGSKEKGFGEDRLKELAQEAGVKDVGRFVRDAGSDAAKAAVKKDQEEAYGLGATSTPSFLVNGRPISGAQPDQVFDQAIEAAAKSAASQGKGSGKGGSASGKGGSE; encoded by the coding sequence ATGCCGCAGAGCAACAACAACAAGAAGAAGAACATCGCCATCGGCGCGGGTGTCGCCGCCGCCGCCCTGCTGCTCGGCGCCGCCTCCTACACGGCGACCAAGCCCTCCGACTCCGCGGGCGGGACCGTGAAGGAGGCGGCCGAGGGCGCCGCGCCCTCCGCGGGGCAGCAGGCCGGGGTCTACCCCGAACTGGAGAGGCTCGCGCGGCGTAACGCCGAGGACCCGCTCGCCCAGGGCCGCGCCGACGCGCCCGTCGTGATGGTCGAGTACGCCGACTTCAAGTGCGGCTTCTGCGGGAAGTTCGCCCGTGACACCGAGCCGGGCCTCGTGAAGAAGTACGTCGACGAGGGCACCCTGCGCATCGAGTGGCGCAACTTCCCGATCTTCGGCGCGGACTCCGAGCGGGCCGCGCGCGGCGCGTGGGCCGCCGGGAAGCAGGGGCGCTTCTGGCAGTTCCACGAGGCCGCGTACGCCGACGGGTCCAAGGAGAAGGGCTTCGGCGAGGACAGGCTGAAGGAACTCGCGCAGGAAGCCGGGGTCAAGGATGTCGGCCGCTTCGTGCGCGACGCCGGGAGCGACGCGGCGAAGGCGGCGGTGAAGAAGGACCAGGAGGAGGCGTACGGCCTCGGCGCCACCTCGACGCCGTCCTTCCTGGTCAACGGGCGGCCCATCTCGGGCGCGCAGCCGGACCAGGTCTTCGATCAGGCGATCGAGGCGGCGGCCAAGAGCGCGGCCTCCCAGGGCAAGGGGAGCGGCAAGGGCGGCTCCGCGTCCGGCAAGGGCGGCTCCGAGTGA
- the hrpA gene encoding ATP-dependent RNA helicase HrpA: MSTQPALALDTLAPRLSELSLRDEHRIGRRLEGARRIRKPEARAAVLAEIAADVEKAEARMAERGSRVPAITYPEQLPVSQKKDEIAEAIRDHQVVIVAGETGSGKTTQIPKICLELGRGVRGMIGHTQPRRIAARTVAERVAEEMDTPLGEAVGWKVRFTDQVNPDGTFIKLMTDGILLAEIQTDRELRAYDTIIIDEAHERSLNIDFLLGYLAQLLPKRPDLKVVITSATIDPERFSRHFGDAPIVEVSGRTYPVEVRYRPLLEEDSDDSDRDQITAITDAVEELQAEGKGDILVFLSGEREIRDTADALNKKNYKFTEVLPLYARLSHAEQHRVFQQHTGRRIVLATNVAETSLTVPGIKYVIDPGTARISRYSHRTKVQRLPIEAISQASANQRKGRCGRTSDGICIRLYSEDDFLSRPEFTDAEILRTNLASVILQMTAAGLGDIEKFPFIDPPDHRNIRDGVQLLQELGALDPTQKDPKKRLTQQGRKLAQLPVDPRLARMVLEADRNGCVREVMVIAAALSIQDPRERPAEKQAQADQQHARFKDETSDFLAYLNLWRYVREQQKERGSSSFRRMCKAEYLNFLRIREWQDIYTQLRTVAKQLGIHLNEDDAPDDRVHISLLSGLLSHIGMKDVKESKESKEKDPKQRGGGRGEYIGARNAKFAVFPGSALFKKPPRFIMSAELVETSRLWARVNARIEPEWVEPLAEHLLKRTYSEPHWEKDQAAVMAIEKVTLYGVPIVTDRKVNYGRIDPEVSRDLFIRNALVEGDWRTHHKFFAANRKLLTEVEELEHRARRRDILVDDETLFDFYDQRVPADVVSGAHFDSWWKKKQREEPELLDFERSMLINEKAGDVSKDDYPDSWRQGPLKFKVTYQFEPGADADGVTVHIPLQVLNQVTDEGFDWQIPGLREEVVIELIRSLPKPIRRNYVPAPNFAKAFLERAVPLQEPLHVTLARELQRMVSVPVAPDDFDLTRVPDHLKITFRITDERRRKLAEDKDLEALKLRLKPKARKALSQAAAATAERTGGSAVERTGLTDWSIGTLSHVFETRRAGQPVKAYPALVDDGDTVSVRLFDTEAEQRQAMWRGTRRLVLRNIPVNPGKFASDKLTNQQKLALSANPHGSIQALFDDCAMAAADKLIADFGGPAWDEESYRKLFDKVRAEIVDTTVRAVGQVQQVLAAWQACERRLKSAKSPALLANLSDVREQLNALIKPGFVTETGLRRLPDLMRYMVAADRRLQQMPTNVQRDTARMEKVREMRDEYLWLLEQLPRGRPVPQEVLDIRWMIEELRVSYFAHALGTAYPVSDKRIVKAIDAAAP; encoded by the coding sequence ATGTCTACGCAGCCCGCCCTCGCCCTCGACACCCTCGCCCCCCGCCTGTCCGAGCTCTCGTTGCGCGATGAGCACCGGATCGGCCGCCGGCTGGAGGGTGCGCGCCGCATCCGTAAGCCCGAGGCCCGCGCCGCTGTTCTCGCCGAGATCGCGGCGGACGTGGAGAAGGCCGAGGCGCGGATGGCCGAGCGCGGCTCCCGCGTGCCCGCGATCACGTATCCCGAGCAGCTGCCGGTCAGCCAGAAGAAGGACGAGATCGCCGAGGCGATCCGCGACCACCAGGTCGTGATCGTCGCGGGCGAGACCGGTTCGGGCAAGACCACGCAGATCCCCAAGATCTGCCTGGAGCTGGGCCGGGGCGTGCGCGGCATGATCGGCCATACGCAGCCGCGCCGCATCGCGGCCCGTACGGTCGCCGAGCGCGTGGCCGAGGAGATGGACACGCCGCTGGGCGAGGCCGTCGGCTGGAAGGTCCGCTTCACCGACCAGGTGAACCCGGACGGGACGTTCATCAAGCTGATGACGGACGGCATCCTGCTGGCCGAGATCCAGACCGACCGCGAGCTGCGCGCGTACGACACGATCATCATCGACGAGGCCCACGAGCGCTCGCTCAACATCGACTTCCTGCTGGGCTACCTCGCCCAGCTGCTGCCGAAGCGCCCCGACCTCAAGGTCGTCATCACCTCGGCGACCATCGACCCCGAGCGTTTCTCCCGGCACTTCGGGGACGCCCCGATCGTGGAGGTCAGCGGGCGGACGTATCCGGTGGAGGTGCGCTACCGGCCCCTCCTCGAAGAGGACTCGGACGACTCCGACCGGGACCAGATCACCGCGATCACGGACGCCGTCGAGGAGCTCCAGGCCGAGGGCAAGGGCGACATCCTCGTCTTCCTCTCCGGAGAGCGCGAGATCCGCGACACGGCGGACGCGCTGAACAAGAAGAACTACAAGTTCACGGAAGTCCTCCCGCTCTACGCCCGGCTCTCGCACGCCGAGCAGCACCGCGTCTTCCAGCAGCACACGGGCAGACGGATCGTCCTCGCGACGAACGTCGCCGAGACCTCCCTGACCGTCCCGGGCATCAAGTACGTGATCGACCCGGGCACGGCCCGCATCTCCCGCTACAGCCACCGTACGAAGGTGCAGCGCCTGCCCATCGAGGCGATCAGCCAGGCCAGCGCCAACCAGCGCAAGGGCCGCTGCGGCCGTACGTCGGACGGCATCTGCATCCGGCTGTACAGCGAGGACGACTTCCTCTCCCGCCCGGAGTTCACGGACGCGGAGATCCTGCGGACGAACCTCGCCTCCGTCATCCTCCAGATGACCGCGGCCGGCCTCGGCGACATCGAGAAGTTCCCCTTCATCGACCCGCCGGACCACCGCAACATCCGCGACGGCGTGCAGCTCCTCCAGGAGCTGGGCGCGCTGGACCCCACCCAGAAGGACCCGAAGAAGCGGCTCACCCAGCAGGGCCGCAAGCTCGCCCAGCTGCCGGTGGACCCGCGTCTTGCCCGCATGGTCCTGGAGGCCGACAGGAACGGCTGCGTGCGCGAGGTCATGGTGATCGCGGCGGCGCTCTCCATCCAGGACCCGCGCGAGCGCCCTGCGGAGAAGCAGGCGCAGGCCGACCAGCAGCACGCCCGCTTCAAGGACGAGACGAGCGACTTCCTCGCGTACCTGAACCTGTGGCGGTACGTCCGTGAGCAGCAGAAGGAGCGCGGCTCGTCGTCCTTCCGCCGCATGTGCAAGGCGGAGTACCTGAACTTCCTGCGCATCCGTGAGTGGCAGGACATCTATACGCAGCTGCGTACGGTCGCCAAGCAGCTGGGCATCCACCTGAACGAGGACGACGCGCCGGACGACCGCGTCCACATCTCCCTCCTGTCCGGTCTCCTCTCCCACATCGGGATGAAGGACGTGAAGGAGTCCAAGGAGAGCAAGGAGAAGGACCCCAAGCAGCGCGGTGGCGGGCGGGGCGAGTACATCGGCGCCCGTAACGCCAAGTTCGCGGTCTTCCCCGGCTCGGCGCTCTTCAAGAAGCCGCCGCGCTTCATCATGTCGGCCGAGCTGGTGGAGACCTCGCGCCTGTGGGCCCGCGTCAACGCGCGGATCGAGCCCGAGTGGGTCGAGCCGCTGGCCGAGCACCTCCTGAAGCGCACGTACAGCGAGCCGCACTGGGAGAAGGACCAGGCGGCGGTGATGGCGATAGAGAAGGTCACGCTGTACGGCGTCCCGATCGTCACCGACCGCAAGGTGAACTACGGCCGCATCGACCCCGAGGTCTCCCGCGACCTGTTCATCCGCAACGCGCTCGTCGAGGGCGACTGGCGCACGCACCACAAGTTCTTCGCCGCCAACCGCAAGCTGCTCACCGAGGTCGAGGAGCTGGAGCACCGGGCCCGGCGCCGCGACATCCTCGTCGACGACGAGACGCTCTTCGACTTCTACGACCAGCGGGTGCCCGCCGATGTCGTCTCGGGGGCGCACTTCGACTCCTGGTGGAAGAAGAAGCAGCGGGAAGAGCCCGAACTGCTCGACTTCGAGCGGTCGATGCTGATCAACGAGAAGGCGGGTGACGTCTCCAAGGACGACTACCCCGACTCGTGGCGTCAGGGGCCGCTCAAGTTCAAGGTGACGTACCAGTTCGAGCCCGGCGCGGACGCGGACGGCGTCACGGTCCACATCCCGCTCCAGGTGCTGAACCAGGTCACGGACGAGGGCTTCGACTGGCAGATCCCGGGCCTGCGCGAGGAGGTGGTCATCGAGCTGATCCGCTCCCTGCCGAAGCCGATCCGGCGCAACTACGTCCCCGCGCCGAACTTCGCGAAGGCGTTCCTGGAGCGGGCGGTTCCCCTCCAGGAGCCGCTGCACGTCACGCTGGCGCGCGAACTCCAGCGGATGGTCAGCGTGCCGGTCGCGCCCGACGACTTCGATCTGACGCGCGTACCCGACCACTTGAAGATCACGTTCCGGATCACCGACGAGCGGCGCAGGAAGCTCGCCGAGGACAAGGACCTCGAAGCGCTCAAGCTGCGGCTGAAGCCGAAGGCCCGCAAGGCGCTCTCGCAGGCCGCCGCCGCGACCGCCGAGCGGACGGGCGGCTCGGCCGTGGAGCGCACGGGGCTGACGGACTGGAGCATCGGCACGCTCAGCCACGTGTTCGAGACGCGCCGCGCGGGGCAGCCCGTGAAGGCGTACCCGGCCCTCGTGGACGACGGCGACACCGTCTCCGTGCGCCTCTTCGACACCGAGGCGGAACAGCGGCAGGCGATGTGGCGCGGCACGCGCAGGCTCGTCCTGCGCAACATCCCGGTCAACCCCGGCAAGTTCGCCTCGGACAAGCTGACGAACCAGCAGAAGCTCGCCCTGTCCGCGAATCCGCACGGCTCCATACAGGCGCTGTTCGACGACTGCGCGATGGCGGCGGCGGACAAGCTGATCGCGGACTTCGGCGGGCCCGCCTGGGACGAGGAGTCGTACCGCAAGCTCTTCGACAAGGTGCGGGCGGAGATCGTCGACACGACCGTGCGGGCCGTCGGCCAGGTCCAGCAGGTCCTCGCCGCCTGGCAGGCCTGCGAGCGGCGCCTGAAGTCCGCGAAGAGCCCGGCGCTGCTCGCCAACCTCTCGGACGTACGGGAGCAGCTGAACGCCCTCATCAAGCCGGGCTTCGTGACGGAGACGGGCCTGCGCCGCCTTCCCGACCTCATGCGGTACATGGTGGCGGCGGACCGGCGGCTCCAGCAGATGCCTACGAACGTGCAGCGGGACACCGCGCGCATGGAGAAGGTCCGCGAGATGCGGGACGAGTACCTGTGGCTCCTGGAGCAGCTGCCGCGGGGCCGGCCCGTCCCCCAGGAGGTCCTGGACATCCGCTGGATGATCGAGGAACTCCGCGTCAGCTATTTCGCGCACGCGCTGGGCACGGCGTATCCCGTCTCGGACAAGCGGATCGTGAAGGCGATCGACGCGGCGGCGCCGTGA
- a CDS encoding DUF6274 family protein, producing the protein MSASSASARHETRALLRAHLAAATSYRHLTRHCPICHRLLRLALEPSPHRPGECEAIEAGFVQESAVRDEPDGEQGERGEDESPANA; encoded by the coding sequence ATGTCTGCTTCTTCCGCGTCCGCGCGGCACGAGACGCGTGCCCTGTTGCGCGCGCACCTCGCGGCGGCCACCAGCTATCGGCATCTGACACGGCACTGCCCCATCTGTCACCGGCTGCTGAGGCTCGCCCTGGAGCCCTCTCCGCACCGTCCGGGCGAGTGCGAGGCGATTGAGGCCGGCTTCGTCCAGGAGAGCGCCGTACGGGACGAACCCGACGGCGAGCAGGGCGAGCGGGGCGAGGACGAAAGTCCCGCCAACGCATGA
- the bldC gene encoding developmental transcriptional regulator BldC, whose translation MTARTPDAEPLLTPAEVATMFRVDPKTVTRWAKAGKLTSIRTLGGHRRYREAEVRALLAGIPQQRSEA comes from the coding sequence ATGACCGCTCGCACCCCTGATGCCGAGCCGCTGCTGACCCCGGCTGAGGTCGCCACGATGTTCCGCGTCGACCCGAAGACGGTGACGCGCTGGGCCAAGGCTGGCAAGCTCACGTCGATTCGCACGCTCGGCGGACACCGCCGGTACCGCGAGGCTGAGGTCCGCGCACTGCTCGCGGGTATCCCGCAGCAGCGCAGCGAGGCCTGA